From one Planktothrix agardhii NIES-204 genomic stretch:
- a CDS encoding OstA-like protein — MLIAKLLNSITLPLGLTLLLPIALVSSFLTDSVVSSAASYAQAPPAAKNAVGRAMTVRSDIQEADAQTGIVTARGNVQINYPARSIQATAAQAQYFSRERRIILSGNVFVLQEGNTIRGETVTYLIDEGRFIALPQGGGQVESMYLVPDESASPKNATVEPFNPKPAFKNPLSAPSAPRNP, encoded by the coding sequence ATGCTGATTGCCAAACTGTTAAATTCAATCACCCTTCCCTTGGGGTTGACACTCCTGTTACCCATTGCCCTAGTTAGTAGTTTCCTTACAGATAGTGTAGTCAGTTCTGCGGCTAGTTATGCCCAAGCCCCCCCAGCAGCCAAAAACGCCGTCGGGAGGGCGATGACCGTGCGCTCCGATATTCAAGAAGCCGATGCTCAAACGGGAATTGTCACCGCTAGGGGCAATGTTCAAATTAACTATCCCGCCCGCAGTATTCAGGCCACCGCAGCCCAAGCCCAATATTTTAGTCGAGAACGTCGAATTATTCTCAGTGGAAATGTATTTGTTTTGCAAGAAGGGAATACAATTCGCGGGGAAACCGTCACCTATTTAATTGATGAAGGACGGTTTATCGCCTTACCGCAAGGGGGAGGACAGGTCGAATCTATGTATTTAGTACCCGATGAGAGTGCCAGCCCGAAAAACGCAACAGTTGAACCTTTTAATCCTAAACCTGCTTTTAAAAACCCATTAAGCGCGCCTTCAGCACCGCGTAATCCTTAA
- a CDS encoding ABC transporter ATP-binding protein, whose amino-acid sequence MKIVLENIHKSYRKRTVVSRVNLSVSQGEIVGLLGPNGAGKTTTFYIATGLEKPTQGNVYLNEIDITHLPIHQRARLGIGYLTQQASIFRHLTVKDNILLVLQQTHVPRHLWQKRLHTLLREFRLEKVASTLGYQVSGGERRRTELARALAAGLELPQFLLLDEPFAGVDPIAVSEIQEIVAQLRTRNMGILITDHNVRETLAITDRAYIMRDGQIFASGTAEELYNNPLVRQYYLGDSFQL is encoded by the coding sequence ATGAAAATAGTGCTGGAGAATATTCACAAATCCTACCGGAAACGTACCGTTGTTAGTCGGGTTAATTTATCGGTTTCTCAAGGGGAAATTGTGGGATTATTGGGGCCAAATGGTGCTGGTAAAACTACAACCTTTTATATTGCTACGGGACTAGAAAAACCGACCCAAGGGAATGTTTATCTGAATGAAATTGATATTACCCATTTACCGATTCATCAACGCGCCCGGTTAGGAATTGGTTATCTAACGCAACAGGCGAGTATTTTTCGACATCTGACTGTCAAGGATAATATTTTATTGGTGTTGCAACAAACCCATGTTCCGCGTCATTTGTGGCAAAAACGTCTGCATACTTTACTAAGGGAATTTCGCTTAGAAAAAGTAGCATCAACTTTAGGTTATCAGGTTTCTGGGGGAGAACGACGACGGACGGAACTGGCCAGGGCTTTAGCGGCGGGGTTAGAATTACCTCAGTTTTTACTCTTAGATGAACCCTTTGCTGGTGTTGACCCGATTGCAGTTTCTGAAATTCAAGAAATTGTCGCTCAGTTACGCACTCGAAATATGGGAATTTTGATTACGGATCATAATGTTAGGGAAACTTTAGCTATTACAGACCGAGCTTATATTATGCGAGATGGACAAATTTTTGCATCGGGAACTGCTGAAGAACTCTATAATAATCCCCTCGTGCGGCAGTATTATTTAGGTGACAGTTTTCAACTATAG